In Candidatus Abyssobacteria bacterium SURF_5, the genomic stretch GAGAAAAACTCAAGTATTATCTGAATAATTCCGAGGCGAAGCTGGTTCTCATTACCGCCGACCTCGTGGAGAATCTGAAGCAAATCCTGCCCGATGTGCCTTCCGTCAAAGCTGTGTATGTGAATTACATGCCGTGGGAAAAACTCCCTGCCGATTCGCCCTACCCCATCCTCAACCAGGTGATGGACGGGCCGGAGAAAATGGTCGGGAATCATATCGAGGACCCCATGCACCCGATGGAGATCATCTACACATCCGGCACCACCGGCGACCCGAAAGGCGTCGTCTGCGCGAACAACCGCATCGCGCAGTACGCGCTCATGGCCCAAATGGTGTGGAAATATCAGGAGGATGATGTCCTCTATACCGGGCTCTCGCTTACTCACGGCAACGCGCAGGCGGTAACCCTCATGCCCGGCCTCGTGCTCGAGCGGCTCGTCGTTTTGAGCGAACGCTTCACCAAATCGCGCCTGTGGGATATCTGCCGCAAGTTCGGGTGCACCACGTTCTCGCTGCTCGGCGGCATGGCGACTGCGATCTACAGCGAGCCCGCAAAACCGAATGACGCCGATAATCCGGTGAAAGTGGTCATCAGCGCGGGCACGCCACGCGCCATCTGGGAAGCGTTCGAGAAGCGCTTCAACGTCCAGATACTCGAATGGTATGCGGCCGTCGAAGGCGGATTCGCCTATAAGCCAGTCGGCGAAGGACCGGTCGGCTCATTTGGGAAACCGGTGCCCGGTCTGCTCGAGATGAAGATCGTGGACGAAAACGACAACGAGTGCCCGCCTAATGTCATCGGCGAACTCGTTTCGCGTCCCGCCAGCGGCGAGCCGGCCCACGTCGAATATTATAAGAATCCGGAAGCCTCGAAAAAGAAGGTGCGCGGCGGCTGGCTGCGCAGCGGCGACATGGCGCACACCGACGAGAACGGCTATTTCTTCTTCGACTACCGCAAAGGCGGCGGCATCCGCCACAACGGCGATTTCGTGCATCCGGATTATGTGGAGAAAGTCATCGCCGAGCATCCCGACGTGACCGAGGTCGCCGTCTACGGCGTGCCATCCGCGGGCGGGGCGCCGGGCGAACTGGACGTCGTCGCCGCTATCGTTCCGGTTGACCGGGCGAAATTGAATCTGGGGTCCATTTACGCCAAGTGTCGGAAAGAACTTGAGACTAATTTCGTGCCCTCGTACCTGCAGGTGCTCGAAGAGATCCCCAAAACGATTTCCGAAAAGCCGCAGGAGCGGTTCCTCATAGACCTGTTCGAGAAGCGAAAGGAAGACGTCTATACGGAAGAACGCGCGAAGCGGGGATAGAAACAGATTATGAAAACCGGCATCAGGCCCGGCGCCGGCCTCTGTCATGGATAGCATATTATGAAGTAAGGTGAACATCATTTCAAAAGAGCAAGAGTCATTTTGCATTAATAGATGGAACTAGACATGTCAATTACCGTTCAACAAACCGGGGAACTGATCTCGGAAGAAATCATTAGGGCTGTCGTTCAGAAAATTGCCGAAAATTTCTTTCCGGATAAAATCATAATCTTTGGCTCCTACGCCTCTGGCAACCCGACTCCCGATAGCGACCTGGACTTGATGGTAATCATGCAGACAGACCTTCCACGCCATAAACGAGCTGTCCCTCTTCGTCTTCTTTTCCGCCCCACTCCATGTGCCATGGATATCCTTGTCTTCACACCGGAAGAAGTATCGTACTGGAACGGCGTGACCAATCATATCATCACAGAAGTGTTTGCTTCCGGAAAGGTCGTCTATGAACGACAAAAAGCGTGACTTAGCAAAAGCCTGGCTCAAAAAGGCCCAAAATGATCTCGTTACGGCCAGCCAAACGCTCTTGCTTCCCGATGGGCCTACCGATACCGTCTGTTTCCATGCTCAGCAGGCCGTCGAGAAGGCACTCAAGGCGATGCTGGTTTACCAGAATGTAGCCTTTCCCAAAATACATGACTCGCTCAAGTTGCTCGATTTGGTTCTTCCTTCTGCGCCGGATTTGGAAAAGTATCGCCAACGCTTTGCCGAGGTCTCCGGCTATGCGATTGAAGTGAGATATCCGAGCGACCTGGTCGAGCCGACCCGGGAAGAAGCGCTTCAAGCCTTCAAGTTTGCTGAAGAAGTGGTTCAGAAAATAGCCGCGCGCCTGATCTGAAAACCCACGGCTCCTGCCGTTGGAAGGATAATCCGTGAAAGCTGAAAGCTCGAAGAAACGCCTCAAAATCTCGAAGGAACTCTGGCGGCTGGTGCCACAGTACTTCGCCGACGCGCATGCCGCAAAGGCCGAGGGCAAACTCATCGCGTGGCTGCCTCCGATGAACGGCGCCATCGAGGTATTTCGCGCGCTCGATATCGTGCCCGTCATGCCGGAGAACTGGTCGCCCATCTGCGCGGCCACGGGACTCGCGGTCGATTGTATCGAGGCCGCCGAGCGAATGGGCTACTCGCGAGACCTGTGCGGCTACCTGCGCAACGCCATCGGCTATATCGAAGAAGGCATGAAGAAGCCCGATCAGCCGCTCGGAGGGCTGCCGTCACCCGATCTGATCGTCGCGTTCGGCGGCGGCTGCATCCCTGCAATGAAGATTTTCCAGGCGTTCGCCGAACATTTCAATGTGCCCACGTATCTTGCCGACGGCCCACAAATCATGCCCGACCGC encodes the following:
- a CDS encoding HEPN domain-containing protein; translated protein: MNDKKRDLAKAWLKKAQNDLVTASQTLLLPDGPTDTVCFHAQQAVEKALKAMLVYQNVAFPKIHDSLKLLDLVLPSAPDLEKYRQRFAEVSGYAIEVRYPSDLVEPTREEALQAFKFAEEVVQKIAARLI
- a CDS encoding nucleotidyltransferase domain-containing protein → MELDMSITVQQTGELISEEIIRAVVQKIAENFFPDKIIIFGSYASGNPTPDSDLDLMVIMQTDLPRHKRAVPLRLLFRPTPCAMDILVFTPEEVSYWNGVTNHIITEVFASGKVVYERQKA
- a CDS encoding ATP-dependent acyl-CoA ligase, translating into MAIELNMMILGHVIQMKAESAPDKKCLIFERGEKPDVHLTYADLWKNTNKVAALLQEHGLKKGDKFAVMMRNHPEFLYAMTAGTLTGAISVPIDPRTKGEKLKYYLNNSEAKLVLITADLVENLKQILPDVPSVKAVYVNYMPWEKLPADSPYPILNQVMDGPEKMVGNHIEDPMHPMEIIYTSGTTGDPKGVVCANNRIAQYALMAQMVWKYQEDDVLYTGLSLTHGNAQAVTLMPGLVLERLVVLSERFTKSRLWDICRKFGCTTFSLLGGMATAIYSEPAKPNDADNPVKVVISAGTPRAIWEAFEKRFNVQILEWYAAVEGGFAYKPVGEGPVGSFGKPVPGLLEMKIVDENDNECPPNVIGELVSRPASGEPAHVEYYKNPEASKKKVRGGWLRSGDMAHTDENGYFFFDYRKGGGIRHNGDFVHPDYVEKVIAEHPDVTEVAVYGVPSAGGAPGELDVVAAIVPVDRAKLNLGSIYAKCRKELETNFVPSYLQVLEEIPKTISEKPQERFLIDLFEKRKEDVYTEERAKRG